The following are encoded together in the Methylomonas methanica MC09 genome:
- the ltrA gene encoding group II intron reverse transcriptase/maturase, with amino-acid sequence MSQHIEDERLFENLCYASYLRIGFEQVKENKGKPGIDGVNIHDFEFRLEEELSRLQQELLNWTYKPSPVRRVEIPKPQGGVRRLGIPTVRDRVVQTALKLLLEPMFEPHFSPHSYGFRPGRNPHQAVQAAQSIINSGKSYVVDIDLEKFFDRIHHDRLIARIGQRITDKRILRLIGLMLRSGIMINGVVVRSEEGTMQGGPLSPLLSNIVLDELDKELEKRGLEFCRFADDCNIFVKSQKAAERVMETVSQFIESKLKLKVNRAKSQVARSERVKFLGFTVVNGTIAIARKALQTAMDNVKALTPRGTNKDIETTLKSINQWYVGWSNYFSLSHYPAQLVKIEAHIRRRLRARLVDQQKNKRNLYRTLVKRGVSPKAAAVAFTNRKRWALSKTVAVSRAYPNDWFIKGKGQAIRSDQKLAHWFEVSQWVSLA; translated from the coding sequence ATGAGCCAACACATTGAGGACGAAAGACTCTTCGAAAATCTCTGTTACGCGTCTTATCTGCGGATAGGATTCGAACAGGTCAAGGAAAACAAAGGCAAGCCCGGCATTGATGGGGTGAACATACATGACTTTGAATTCCGGTTAGAAGAAGAGCTAAGTCGGTTACAGCAGGAATTGCTGAACTGGACTTACAAGCCATCGCCGGTGCGCCGAGTGGAAATTCCCAAGCCGCAAGGCGGGGTAAGACGGCTGGGCATCCCGACGGTACGGGATCGCGTGGTGCAAACAGCCTTGAAGCTGCTGCTGGAGCCGATGTTTGAACCGCATTTTTCGCCGCATAGTTACGGTTTTCGTCCCGGACGGAATCCACACCAAGCGGTACAGGCGGCGCAAAGCATCATAAACAGTGGTAAGTCGTATGTGGTGGATATTGATCTGGAGAAATTCTTTGACCGAATCCATCATGACCGGCTGATAGCCCGAATAGGGCAACGGATCACCGACAAACGGATACTGCGCCTGATCGGACTGATGCTGCGAAGCGGCATCATGATCAACGGCGTGGTGGTTCGGAGCGAGGAAGGCACGATGCAAGGCGGGCCGCTAAGCCCCTTGCTGAGTAACATTGTGCTGGACGAACTGGATAAAGAACTGGAAAAACGCGGCCTGGAATTTTGTAGGTTTGCCGATGACTGCAATATCTTCGTGAAGTCACAAAAAGCGGCGGAACGTGTGATGGAAACGGTCAGCCAGTTCATAGAAAGCAAGCTCAAGCTCAAGGTGAACCGGGCGAAAAGCCAAGTGGCAAGATCAGAAAGGGTAAAGTTTTTGGGCTTTACGGTAGTGAACGGGACGATTGCGATTGCGCGAAAAGCCCTGCAAACGGCCATGGATAATGTCAAAGCCCTAACGCCACGAGGCACCAATAAGGATATAGAAACCACCCTAAAGTCGATCAATCAATGGTATGTAGGCTGGTCGAATTATTTCAGTCTAAGTCACTATCCAGCGCAATTAGTGAAGATAGAGGCGCATATCCGACGACGACTGAGGGCTAGGTTGGTTGATCAGCAGAAGAATAAGAGAAATCTATATCGGACGTTGGTCAAAAGAGGGGTGTCGCCCAAAGCGGCTGCCGTAGCGTTTACAAATCGGAAACGATGGGCGCTTAGCAAGACAGTGGCAGTATCCAGAGCCTATCCTAACGATTGGTTTATAAAGGGTAAAGGCCAAGCTATCCGATCCGACCAGAAGTTGGCGCACTGGTTTGAAGTCTCTCAATGGGTGAGTCTTGCGTGA
- a CDS encoding TetR/AcrR family transcriptional regulator, translating into MEQEIITEPEIETAPNKTLSQDEVLQAALKLFAQKGYSNTSLTDIKDAVGLKTTSGIYQFFKTKQAIAETLRDNILDSFSISIDDIRRRNRKASEQLREIVDLLFKLTEDAPEIIQFLLFVKTEDFLPDSTPLMDTPAFTKIKRIIQNGIKEGEIKSIDYLLAYCYFFGIINQTLLMVLSGALPKSADSYQSQAWLTAWGCIAKK; encoded by the coding sequence ATGGAACAAGAAATAATAACAGAACCCGAAATTGAAACCGCCCCTAATAAAACTTTGAGCCAAGATGAAGTTTTACAGGCAGCCTTAAAACTTTTCGCCCAAAAAGGGTATTCCAATACGTCGTTAACGGATATCAAAGACGCGGTAGGCTTAAAAACAACCAGCGGTATTTATCAATTTTTCAAGACCAAGCAGGCCATTGCGGAAACGTTGCGCGACAATATCCTCGATAGCTTCAGCATTTCCATAGACGACATCCGCCGCAGAAACCGCAAAGCCTCCGAACAATTGCGCGAGATTGTCGATCTGTTGTTCAAATTGACCGAAGATGCGCCGGAAATCATTCAATTTTTATTGTTTGTAAAAACAGAAGACTTTTTGCCTGACTCGACACCGTTAATGGATACCCCGGCATTTACTAAAATCAAGCGCATTATCCAAAACGGCATTAAAGAAGGCGAAATTAAATCCATCGACTACCTTTTAGCTTACTGTTATTTTTTTGGCATAATCAATCAAACCTTGCTTATGGTCTTGAGCGGCGCCTTACCCAAATCGGCCGACAGCTACCAATCGCAAGCTTGGCTTACAGCCTGGGGTTGTATAGCTAAAAAATAA
- a CDS encoding uracil-DNA glycosylase has translation MPHSAYFKQSCRLCPRLANFLDDVKLKHPDYHALPVAPFGDPDARLLIVGLAPGMHGANASGRPFTGDYAGLLLYKALYDFGFSNQLESTSLADGLQLSNCRITNAVKCLPPQNKPTGDEIKQCNPYLAAEIKTLPKHSVILALGNIAHQAVLRAYGLKVTTAKFGHHTLYDLPDSNKLVSSYHCSRYNVQTKRLSMEMLAAVFADIRDLLA, from the coding sequence ATGCCCCACTCCGCCTACTTCAAGCAATCCTGCCGACTATGTCCTCGACTGGCCAATTTCCTGGACGACGTCAAACTAAAGCACCCCGACTATCATGCCCTGCCGGTCGCGCCGTTCGGCGATCCCGATGCGCGGTTGTTAATCGTCGGCCTGGCGCCCGGCATGCACGGCGCCAACGCCAGCGGCCGGCCGTTTACCGGCGATTATGCCGGCTTACTGTTATATAAAGCGTTGTACGATTTCGGTTTCAGTAACCAACTGGAATCAACCTCACTGGCGGACGGTTTGCAGTTAAGCAATTGCCGCATCACTAACGCCGTCAAATGCCTGCCGCCGCAAAACAAGCCCACCGGCGACGAAATCAAACAGTGCAACCCTTATCTGGCGGCGGAAATTAAAACCCTGCCGAAACATTCGGTGATTCTGGCTTTGGGCAATATCGCCCACCAAGCGGTGTTGCGCGCGTATGGCTTGAAGGTGACCACTGCCAAATTCGGCCACCACACGCTATACGACCTGCCGGATAGCAATAAACTGGTCAGCTCTTACCATTGCAGCCGCTATAACGTGCAAACCAAACGCTTGAGCATGGAAATGCTGGCTGCGGTGTTTGCCGACATTAGGGATTTGCTGGCCTGA
- a CDS encoding NAD-dependent epimerase, which yields MKIMVTGTAGFIGNHLALRLLERGDEVIGIDNLNDYYDVNLKINRLARIKDHAAFTDVRLDIADRAGMEAAFKKHRPQKVVNLAAQAGVRYSLENPHAYIDSNIVGFINILEGCRHNGVEHLVYASSSSVYGANESMPFSVHDNVDHPLSLYAASKKANELMAHTYSNLYQLPTTGLRFFTVYGPWGRPDMALFLFTKAILAGKPIDVFNYGKHRRDFTYIDDIVEGVIRTLDHTARANPDWSGGKPDPGTSKSPWRVYNIGNQNPVELLAYIETLERFLGKTAEKNLLPLQPGDVPDTYADVEALVTDVGYKPSTTIEQGIERFVTWYREYYRQ from the coding sequence ATGAAAATCATGGTTACCGGCACTGCTGGCTTTATTGGCAATCATCTGGCTTTACGCTTGCTGGAGCGCGGCGACGAAGTCATCGGCATCGATAATCTCAACGACTATTATGACGTCAATCTGAAGATCAACCGGCTAGCCCGTATTAAGGACCATGCCGCGTTTACCGATGTCAGATTGGATATCGCCGACAGAGCGGGAATGGAAGCGGCGTTTAAAAAACATCGGCCGCAAAAAGTGGTCAATCTGGCAGCCCAGGCCGGCGTGCGCTACTCGCTGGAAAACCCGCATGCCTACATTGACAGCAACATAGTCGGCTTTATCAATATCCTGGAAGGTTGCCGGCACAACGGTGTGGAGCATTTGGTGTACGCATCCAGCAGCTCGGTTTATGGCGCCAACGAATCGATGCCCTTTTCGGTACACGATAATGTCGACCATCCACTTAGCCTGTATGCCGCATCCAAAAAAGCCAACGAGTTAATGGCGCATACGTACAGCAATCTGTACCAGTTGCCGACCACAGGTCTACGTTTCTTTACCGTATACGGCCCGTGGGGCCGACCCGATATGGCGCTGTTTCTGTTTACCAAGGCAATTTTGGCGGGTAAGCCGATAGATGTATTTAATTACGGCAAACACCGGCGCGACTTCACTTATATCGACGACATTGTCGAAGGCGTGATAAGAACCCTGGATCATACCGCCCGAGCCAACCCGGACTGGAGCGGCGGGAAACCGGACCCCGGCACCAGTAAATCCCCATGGCGGGTTTACAATATCGGCAACCAAAATCCGGTGGAATTACTGGCGTACATTGAAACCTTGGAACGTTTTTTAGGCAAAACGGCGGAAAAGAATCTGCTGCCGTTACAACCCGGCGACGTGCCGGATACCTACGCGGATGTAGAAGCCTTGGTAACCGATGTCGGTTACAAACCCAGCACCACGATAGAACAAGGCATAGAGCGTTTCGTGACTTGGTATAGAGAATATTACCGGCAATAA
- a CDS encoding PspA/IM30 family protein: MNSLKRIFVSIKSQIDHVADEFENHEALARAAIEDLLTLQQKTRLHLHRVTKLTGNYQQKIDQEREQARLWSDRAVKVRSQDEAKALQCVKRLRASQQQIALLEQQLAQTSSQESKIRNDLQTIEAQLLILKNKKEILSARQNRNSLQDALQDGQSSSLREAQNIFERWEGNVAMAETESFSLAEYDNLAQAFEQEEDELSLRLLLDELSQQAATNDQ; the protein is encoded by the coding sequence ATGAACAGCCTTAAACGCATCTTCGTCAGCATTAAAAGCCAAATCGACCACGTCGCCGACGAGTTCGAAAACCACGAGGCGCTGGCCCGCGCCGCCATTGAGGATTTACTGACCTTACAACAAAAAACCCGTCTGCATCTGCACCGGGTCACCAAACTGACCGGCAACTATCAACAGAAAATCGACCAGGAACGCGAGCAAGCGCGCTTATGGTCGGATAGAGCCGTTAAAGTCCGCAGCCAGGATGAAGCAAAGGCGCTGCAGTGCGTAAAACGGCTACGCGCCAGCCAACAACAAATCGCCTTATTGGAACAGCAACTCGCACAAACCAGCAGCCAGGAAAGCAAAATCCGTAACGACCTGCAAACCATAGAAGCGCAATTACTGATTCTGAAAAATAAAAAGGAAATTTTATCGGCCCGGCAAAACCGCAACTCGCTGCAGGATGCCTTACAAGACGGCCAAAGCAGTTCATTACGCGAGGCGCAAAACATCTTCGAGCGCTGGGAAGGCAATGTGGCCATGGCGGAAACGGAGTCTTTTTCGCTGGCCGAGTACGATAATCTGGCGCAAGCATTCGAGCAGGAAGAAGACGAATTGAGCTTACGCCTGCTACTGGATGAGCTTTCCCAGCAGGCCGCCACTAACGATCAATAA
- the tviB gene encoding Vi polysaccharide biosynthesis UDP-N-acetylglucosamine C-6 dehydrogenase TviB, protein MLNNIKIGMIGLGYVGLPLAVEFGQKYPTVGFDINHHRITELQSGNDHTLEVSSAELAEATQLTYSSHMQDIADCTVYIVTVPTPINEHKQPDLTPLQKASDLLGQVIKADDIVIYESTVYPGATEEVCVPILEKVSGLKFNRDFYVGYSPERINPGDKQHRVTNILKVTSGSTPEIAEKVDQLYKSIITAGTHKASSIKVAEAAKVIENTQRDVNIALINELALIFNKLSIDTEEVLLAAGTKWNFLPFRPGLVGGHCIGVDPYYLTHKAQAIGYNPEVILSGRRINDSMGAYVVSQLIKLMLKKRIQVQDARVLIMGLTFKENCPDIRNTRVVDIVAELKTYGITVDVYDPWVNGDETFEEYGIRPIVQPSRGKYDAMILAVAHEEFKEMPINDIRALGKEQSIIYDLKYLFPAELTDARL, encoded by the coding sequence ATGCTAAATAACATCAAAATCGGCATGATAGGCTTGGGCTATGTTGGCTTGCCCCTGGCCGTGGAGTTTGGGCAAAAATATCCGACTGTGGGTTTTGACATTAATCATCACCGCATCACCGAACTGCAATCCGGTAATGACCATACCCTGGAGGTCAGTTCGGCGGAACTCGCGGAAGCCACCCAGCTGACATACAGTTCTCACATGCAGGACATTGCCGATTGTACTGTTTATATCGTCACGGTACCCACGCCAATTAATGAGCACAAGCAGCCGGATTTAACCCCGCTGCAAAAAGCCAGCGACCTGCTGGGACAAGTCATTAAAGCCGACGATATTGTCATTTACGAATCCACCGTTTACCCCGGCGCCACTGAAGAAGTGTGCGTACCTATCCTGGAAAAAGTCTCCGGATTGAAATTCAACCGGGATTTTTATGTGGGTTACAGCCCCGAGCGGATCAACCCGGGCGATAAACAACATCGGGTAACGAATATCTTAAAAGTCACATCCGGTTCAACCCCGGAGATTGCCGAAAAAGTCGACCAACTTTATAAAAGCATCATCACGGCCGGGACGCACAAAGCCAGCAGCATCAAGGTAGCCGAAGCCGCTAAAGTCATCGAAAACACCCAGCGCGACGTCAATATCGCCTTGATCAACGAACTGGCACTGATTTTTAACAAATTAAGCATCGATACCGAGGAAGTGTTGCTGGCAGCCGGCACCAAATGGAATTTTTTACCGTTTCGGCCCGGCTTGGTCGGCGGCCACTGTATCGGCGTCGACCCCTATTATCTGACCCATAAAGCGCAAGCCATCGGCTATAATCCGGAAGTGATTCTATCCGGCCGCCGCATCAATGACAGCATGGGCGCGTATGTTGTTTCGCAACTGATCAAGTTGATGCTGAAAAAGCGCATCCAGGTGCAAGACGCCCGAGTATTGATCATGGGCCTGACTTTTAAGGAAAACTGTCCGGATATCCGCAACACCCGGGTAGTGGATATTGTGGCGGAACTGAAAACCTACGGTATCACCGTGGACGTTTACGACCCTTGGGTCAACGGCGACGAGACTTTCGAAGAATATGGCATACGCCCCATCGTACAACCTAGCAGAGGTAAATACGATGCCATGATATTGGCCGTCGCGCACGAGGAATTCAAGGAAATGCCGATCAACGACATCCGCGCACTGGGCAAGGAGCAGTCCATCATTTACGACTTAAAATACTTATTCCCGGCTGAACTAACCGACGCGAGACTGTAA
- a CDS encoding sigma-54-dependent transcriptional regulator — protein sequence MKKLTPEQRHFFQQIAELAFVNPFSVEREQADCALLAISPGSLPLAERSAKIQARLAEQLMQLQPLADFRIASFTGKVRETMEFAWLFYQFHEFQTAFAEFIERQQQAGDTAINLPCATELLRRFAAAGFDERASAKYIALFYQLHRGFHFINSSVSGQSPAIIELRMRLWNNIFTFNPHWYLDYLCGRMEEFSTLLLGPTGSGKSLVARAIGCSGFIPFDVSKQRFLESFTRSFQAINLAQFPESLLEAELFGHKKGAFTGAIENHEGLFARCSAHGAVFIDEIGDIDIPTQVKLLNVIQDRVFSPVGSHEKMRFSGRVISATNRDISALRQQGLFRDDLYYRLCSDVIVVPGLQQRLAQEPDELGKLIGGLLGRVIAQPEQRLIKRIEDRIRATVPTGYHWPGNVRELEQCIRQICLTGTYSMSQAAVASQPSGFELEQQEISAQQLQQRYCRFLYQKHGSYETVARITGLDRRTAKKYIMAG from the coding sequence ATGAAAAAACTCACGCCCGAACAACGGCATTTTTTTCAGCAGATAGCCGAGCTGGCTTTCGTTAATCCATTTAGTGTCGAACGGGAGCAGGCCGATTGCGCCTTATTGGCTATTTCCCCCGGATCATTGCCGTTGGCGGAACGCAGCGCAAAAATACAAGCTCGGCTGGCCGAGCAGTTGATGCAACTACAACCTTTAGCCGATTTTCGTATCGCAAGTTTTACCGGTAAGGTGCGGGAAACCATGGAGTTCGCCTGGCTGTTTTACCAATTTCATGAATTCCAGACGGCGTTCGCCGAGTTTATCGAGCGGCAGCAGCAGGCAGGCGATACGGCGATAAATTTACCCTGCGCTACCGAGCTACTACGGCGATTTGCAGCCGCAGGGTTCGACGAACGGGCCAGTGCAAAATACATAGCCTTGTTTTATCAATTACATCGCGGTTTTCACTTCATCAATTCATCGGTTTCCGGCCAATCGCCGGCCATCATTGAGTTGCGCATGCGTTTGTGGAACAACATTTTTACCTTTAACCCGCACTGGTATCTGGATTATTTGTGTGGACGCATGGAAGAGTTTTCCACCTTGTTACTGGGCCCGACCGGTAGCGGCAAGAGCTTGGTTGCGCGGGCTATCGGCTGTTCGGGCTTTATTCCGTTCGATGTATCGAAACAGCGTTTTCTGGAAAGCTTTACCCGCTCTTTTCAGGCCATCAACCTGGCGCAGTTTCCGGAATCCTTGCTGGAAGCCGAATTGTTCGGTCACAAAAAAGGCGCCTTTACCGGAGCGATTGAAAATCACGAGGGCCTGTTTGCCCGTTGCAGTGCTCATGGCGCGGTATTTATCGATGAAATAGGCGATATCGATATCCCAACCCAGGTGAAATTGCTGAATGTGATTCAGGACAGAGTATTCAGCCCGGTCGGCAGTCACGAAAAAATGCGGTTTTCCGGGCGGGTGATCAGTGCCACCAATCGGGATATCTCTGCGCTCAGGCAACAGGGTCTATTTCGGGATGACCTGTATTACCGCTTATGTTCCGATGTGATCGTGGTGCCCGGCTTGCAACAACGATTGGCGCAAGAACCGGACGAGTTGGGCAAGTTGATCGGCGGATTGCTGGGTAGGGTGATAGCGCAACCCGAGCAGCGGTTGATTAAGCGTATAGAAGACCGCATCCGCGCCACCGTGCCGACGGGTTATCATTGGCCGGGTAATGTTAGGGAGTTGGAACAATGCATCCGCCAGATTTGCCTGACCGGTACGTACAGCATGTCCCAAGCGGCGGTCGCATCGCAGCCGTCCGGTTTTGAACTTGAGCAGCAGGAAATCAGCGCTCAGCAATTGCAGCAACGCTATTGTCGCTTCTTGTACCAAAAACATGGCAGTTACGAGACGGTGGCGCGAATTACCGGCCTGGATCGGCGCACGGCAAAAAAATACATTATGGCCGGCTAA
- the uvrC gene encoding excinuclease ABC subunit UvrC, whose product MNDAVVAADFDAKAFLKTLTQRPGIYKMLDAKGEIIYIGKAKNLKNRVSSYFRSNAVSPKQSAMVAKVCGIEVTVTHTEGEALLLESQLIKRHKPRYNISLRDDKSYPYVFISSFHDFPQLSYHRGAKKRKGRYFGPYPSASAVKETLKLLQKIFPVRQCEDSYYNARSRPCLQHQIERCTAPCVGLISKQDYQIDVDSTILFLEGQGGQLVDQLVQKMETAATALEFEQAAAYRDQIQRLRAVLEKHFIEGEKGDVDILACTAKADLACVQVFFIRNGQNLGNRQFFPKTGDENDPGLILQAFISQYYLDKTVPHELIVSHPLPETALLSDVLAGQAKHAVAISHNVRGERQKWLQMAVTNADSALTAKLADKQGLYARFLSLQQEFHCADVPKRLECFDISHTQGEQTVASCVVFDREGPVKSAYRRFNIEGVTGGDDYAAIHQAVFRRFRRQKQGEHPAPDILLIDGGKGQVSAAQKALAELEINNVMIVGVSKGPDRKAGMEKIILPNQDQPLDVSPGASALLLIQHIRDEAHRFAITGHRQRRGKAKQQSALEDIAGLGPKRRQVLLKQFGGLQGVSSAGVDALASIEGISRQLAQRIYDTFHHQDGS is encoded by the coding sequence ATGAACGACGCCGTTGTAGCAGCCGATTTTGATGCCAAAGCCTTTTTAAAGACCCTGACCCAGCGTCCCGGCATCTATAAGATGCTGGACGCCAAGGGCGAAATCATTTACATCGGCAAGGCCAAAAACCTGAAAAACCGGGTCTCGAGTTATTTCCGCAGCAATGCAGTGTCGCCCAAGCAGTCGGCCATGGTCGCGAAGGTATGCGGGATCGAAGTCACCGTTACGCATACCGAAGGCGAAGCCTTGTTATTGGAAAGCCAACTGATTAAACGCCATAAACCGCGTTACAACATCAGCTTGCGCGACGACAAATCCTACCCTTATGTATTCATTTCCAGTTTTCACGACTTTCCGCAACTGTCGTATCACCGTGGCGCCAAAAAGCGCAAAGGCCGTTATTTCGGTCCTTACCCCAGCGCCAGCGCGGTTAAGGAAACCTTAAAACTACTGCAGAAAATCTTTCCGGTACGCCAATGCGAGGACTCCTACTACAACGCCCGCTCCCGTCCCTGCCTGCAGCATCAAATCGAACGCTGCACCGCACCCTGCGTCGGCTTGATCAGCAAACAGGATTACCAAATCGACGTCGACAGCACGATTTTGTTTTTGGAGGGACAAGGCGGTCAATTGGTCGATCAACTGGTGCAAAAAATGGAAACCGCCGCCACTGCACTGGAATTCGAACAGGCCGCCGCCTACCGGGATCAAATTCAACGCTTGAGAGCGGTACTGGAAAAGCATTTCATCGAGGGCGAGAAAGGCGATGTCGATATTTTGGCTTGCACGGCTAAGGCGGATTTGGCCTGCGTGCAAGTGTTTTTTATCCGCAACGGCCAAAACCTGGGAAACCGGCAATTTTTCCCGAAAACCGGCGACGAGAACGATCCCGGCTTGATCTTGCAGGCGTTTATCAGCCAATATTATCTGGACAAAACCGTGCCGCACGAACTGATTGTCAGCCATCCGCTGCCCGAAACCGCCCTGTTGTCCGACGTGTTGGCCGGACAAGCCAAACATGCCGTGGCAATTAGCCACAATGTCCGCGGCGAACGGCAAAAATGGCTGCAGATGGCTGTCACCAACGCCGATAGCGCCTTAACGGCCAAATTGGCCGACAAGCAGGGTTTGTATGCGCGCTTCCTCAGTTTGCAGCAGGAATTTCACTGCGCCGACGTGCCTAAACGTCTGGAATGCTTTGATATCAGCCATACCCAGGGCGAACAAACCGTGGCTTCCTGCGTGGTATTCGACCGCGAAGGCCCGGTCAAATCGGCTTATCGGCGCTTTAATATCGAAGGCGTCACCGGCGGCGACGATTATGCGGCGATACATCAGGCGGTATTCCGCCGCTTCAGGCGTCAGAAACAGGGCGAACACCCGGCGCCGGACATTTTGTTGATAGACGGCGGCAAAGGCCAAGTCTCGGCGGCGCAAAAGGCATTGGCGGAATTGGAGATAAACAATGTTATGATAGTCGGCGTTTCCAAGGGACCGGACCGCAAGGCGGGCATGGAAAAAATCATTTTGCCGAATCAGGATCAGCCTTTGGACGTCTCTCCCGGCGCCAGCGCGCTACTGTTGATTCAGCATATTCGTGATGAAGCGCACCGGTTTGCAATTACCGGCCACCGGCAACGCCGCGGCAAAGCCAAACAGCAGTCCGCGTTGGAAGACATAGCCGGACTGGGGCCGAAAAGGCGGCAGGTTTTATTGAAACAGTTTGGCGGTTTACAGGGTGTTTCCAGTGCGGGTGTAGATGCCTTGGCCAGCATCGAAGGCATTAGCAGGCAATTGGCGCAACGAATTTACGATACTTTCCACCATCAAGATGGCAGTTAA
- a CDS encoding REP-associated tyrosine transposase, which produces MARPLRLELAGGLYHVTSRGNARNAIYLDDEDRLNWLELFNEVCARFNWVCHAYCLMSNHYHVVVETVEGNLSKCMRQLNGVYTQTFNRRHRRVGHVFQGRYKAILVEKDSYLLELSRYVVLNPVRALMVNDVADWPWSSYRATVAQAPPLQCLQVAWLLRQFGLNRAQAMERYQNFVRAGVGLPPVWEGLRNQIFLGDKPFVEKLQRQISVESQDLKEIPKAQRRPLGRPLSDYVETIPDTKQGIRQAYETGDYTMQQIADAFGVHYSTVSRAVKKKGFRNA; this is translated from the coding sequence ATGGCAAGACCACTCAGATTAGAATTGGCAGGCGGGTTGTATCATGTGACGTCGCGAGGCAATGCGCGGAACGCGATATACCTTGATGATGAAGACCGATTGAACTGGCTCGAATTGTTCAATGAAGTTTGCGCCCGGTTTAATTGGGTTTGCCATGCCTATTGTTTGATGAGCAATCATTACCATGTGGTGGTGGAGACGGTAGAAGGGAATTTATCCAAGTGTATGCGCCAGTTGAATGGCGTTTACACACAAACCTTTAACCGTCGGCATCGGCGCGTCGGCCATGTATTTCAAGGACGCTATAAAGCCATCTTGGTGGAAAAAGACAGCTATTTGCTCGAGTTGTCCCGTTACGTGGTATTGAATCCGGTACGCGCGCTGATGGTGAATGATGTAGCGGATTGGCCTTGGAGTAGTTATCGGGCGACGGTTGCTCAAGCGCCGCCGTTGCAATGCTTGCAAGTTGCGTGGTTGTTGCGGCAATTTGGTTTGAATCGAGCGCAAGCGATGGAACGCTATCAAAACTTTGTCAGGGCAGGCGTCGGTTTGCCGCCTGTTTGGGAAGGGCTTAGAAATCAGATTTTCCTGGGCGATAAGCCGTTTGTGGAAAAGCTGCAAAGGCAAATTAGCGTCGAATCACAAGATCTGAAAGAAATTCCCAAAGCGCAACGCAGACCTTTGGGCAGGCCGCTAAGCGACTATGTCGAAACTATCCCCGATACGAAACAGGGAATAAGACAGGCTTATGAGACTGGCGATTATACGATGCAGCAAATCGCGGATGCTTTCGGCGTGCATTATTCGACAGTCAGTAGGGCGGTCAAAAAAAAGGGTTTTCGAAATGCTTGA
- the pgsA gene encoding CDP-diacylglycerol--glycerol-3-phosphate 3-phosphatidyltransferase has product MAVKFNLPTYLTLLRIAMIPLLAIVFYLPWDYSRIVSTGIFLFAGFTDWLDGYLARRLNLETAFGAFLDPVADKLMVAFVLVLVVQAEANPYLAIPAAVIIGREITIASLREWMAEIGQRAKVKVSQLGKWKTTAQMAAISLLLYRDDLLGLPINDMGYWLLYLSAVLTLWSMVNYLIAAFDTITE; this is encoded by the coding sequence ATGGCAGTTAAATTTAATTTACCCACATATCTGACATTGTTACGCATTGCCATGATTCCGTTATTGGCTATTGTGTTTTATTTGCCGTGGGATTACAGCCGCATTGTCAGTACCGGCATTTTTTTATTCGCCGGCTTTACCGATTGGCTGGACGGTTACCTGGCCCGAAGATTGAATCTGGAAACCGCGTTCGGCGCGTTTCTGGACCCGGTTGCCGATAAACTAATGGTGGCTTTTGTGCTGGTATTGGTCGTGCAGGCGGAGGCCAACCCCTATCTGGCCATTCCGGCGGCAGTCATTATCGGCCGGGAAATCACTATCGCGTCATTAAGGGAATGGATGGCGGAAATCGGTCAACGCGCCAAGGTCAAAGTATCCCAATTAGGTAAATGGAAAACCACCGCCCAAATGGCGGCCATTAGCTTACTGCTATACCGCGACGACTTGCTCGGCCTCCCCATCAATGATATGGGCTACTGGCTGTTATACTTGTCTGCGGTCTTAACGTTATGGTCGATGGTCAATTATTTAATTGCCGCCTTTGACACCATTACAGAATAA